A window of Phragmites australis chromosome 15, lpPhrAust1.1, whole genome shotgun sequence genomic DNA:
GTCGTGCACGGCGAGGCGCGCCCACGAGAGGAGCGGGCCCGGCGGGTGCATGCGCAGCGTCTCCTTCACGATACACCGGATGTAGGGGAGGTTGACCACGTCAGCGTCGGCCACGCCGCGGCTGCGGCCCACGACGGCGTCCAGCTCCGCCTGCGCCTTCGCCTGGATGTCCGGGTGCAGCACCATCCTCGCCATTATCCACTCCATCAAGATCGCCACTGTGTCCGCACCTCTAAAGATCATCTCctgatcaaaagaaaaacagaaCAGAAGACACGCCAATTCAATGCAACCATTTCCATATAAGAAATAAAAAGCATGCACGTTATTAGCCAACTCTTACCCAAAGAACAGCTATCATGTCGGAATCTGacatcttctcttctccctcgaGGCCAAGAAGGACGTCGACGAAGTCACCCATGAACTCATCAGCGACGCCTCCACTGGCGCGTCTCTCCTTGTGCTCCTGAATGATCTTTCCAACGAACACTTCCACCTTTCGGACTAACCTGTTGCACCGGTGCCGCACGCCCTGGAGGTCGAGCCACTTGAGCAATGGCAGGTGATCGGCCCAGTTGAACGTCCCCAGGAGGTCGTAGCCCTCGGTCACCATCTCCTCCAGCAAGGCTCCCTCTTGGCTCGTGAAGTCGTCGTAGTGCTTGCCGAAGACGGTGGCCATGATGTGGTTCAGAGACGCCCCGTGCAGGACGCGCCGTAGGGAGACCTCGCCTTTGCAGCCCATCAGGGCGGCGACGTCGGAGACCATGCGCGCGCCGATGGAGGTGCGGTGGTGCGCGGACCCCGCCACGCAGCGTGGGCCGAAGAGGTGTGTGGCGGCGAGACGGCGGAGCCCGCGCCAGTGCGCGTCGCCGGACGGGGCGAAGCCCATGGCGCGGTGGAAGAGGAGGTGGCGCGCCGCGTCCTTGACGGGGCGGTCGCCGAATGCAGGGCTGACAAGGATCTCGCGCGCCGTGTCGGGTTGACTCGCCACGACGAGGCGGGTGAGGCCGACCGAGAAGGACATCAATGCCACGCCGCCATCGACGGCGCTGGACAGCGCTGCCAGCGTGCGGTGCGCCACGGGGCTCGAGAGCGCGGTGACCACGCCCGCTGGACCGGCTGGCGGCCGGCAGcagcgggagagagcccacGCAGGACCGCCGGGAGAGAGCCACAGGAGGACGGCAGCGAGGGCGAGGAAGGCGAGGAGGAGCGTCTGTGGGGAGGTGGtcggaaggaggaggaggagggagtcTTCTTGGCCGGTGGTCATGGTGAGCACCATGGTATGCTTGGTGGGGGGACACTTGAAGGGTTTGAAGCAGATGTTGGTGAAATGGTGTGAGGGAGCGTTTATATAGGAGAGCCCGGTAAATAATTTTCTGATTTGGCAGCTGATCTGGCAAATAATTTACTGATTTCCCATTAAATTTCACATTTGATGCTGATTATTTCATCTAGCTGTGATTGGGCATGCATACAACATCTATATCTATAAACTATAAAAGCACGAGTTGTAGCAATCCTATGtacactaaaaaaatatctacGAAATTACCAGCACCCTTAGATATGTCAACATTCAACAAATCCAACAACCAAGATTATATTTCATTCAATCCAATGGTTGATCATGAGTTGTCATCACCTGTTGGAAATCATATGTCCACTCCAACAAACGTCCACAGAACTATCCGAATCATCGGATTTGAATTCAATGACCAAGATTGCATTGTTCCTCCACCATTCCCTCACTCATTTGAGAAATCATTGATTCTCATTGATTTGGTCCCTAAAATTTGCTCTCATTAATCCCAGTTGTTAATTTCATTCTTAAAAAAGACCATACAATCAACTATAAATTAGATATGGCCCCAATCTCATATAATCAATTAATCCATCAATTTAGAAACCATAGCCTTCAGGATTTCTTCTTGCACACACTGTCAATTTAGAAACTTTAGTCAATCAATCGATTAGTTCCCAAAGACCTGCACTATACCCTCCTCATATCAATACAAACGTTTTTTACCCCCTCTATGCTACCTCCTCGTCCCTTGAATCAATCCTATAAAGGCACGAGCTGAAACAATAATATGCACACCCCCAAAAAATATCCACAAAACAATCATCACCCCTCAGACCTGTCAACATCCAACAAATCCAACAACCAAAATTCGTTTGATGGTGTTTCATCCAATCCAATGGCCAAGCATGAGTTGTCATCAGCTATTAGAAATCGTATGTCCACCCCAACAAGCGTTTGCATAACTATTTGAATCATCGGATCTGAATCCAATGGCCGATATTGCATTGTCCCTCCACCAATCCCTCACTCAGTTGAGAAATCATTGATTTTCATTTATTTAGGCCCTAAAATTTGCTCTCATTAATCTCAATTGTTAATTTCCTTCCCAAAAAGATAATGCAATCAATAGGATATCATATTTGACCCCAATCCCACATAATCAATTAAGGTAAAGACTAGTTTTTTACCGTGCGTGAGTTTATCGTTCAGAATGCACACCAGGTGTATCGTCCGATGTGAAACCAAAGATTCGCACGTCCTGTGAAAAATTCAACTGTATGTTGCCTCTGTGCGACACATTCCTAGGAAAATGGAAGGCTCCAGCTGGTCGGTCCTACTACCTTGGCCTTTTCTTCTCTATGTGCACAGACTTTTCCCCTAAGCCTCCACCCCGGTCTTGTCTCTCCCTTTTGCTAAAATCTTGCGACCAGGTCACAAGGGGGCGACAAGCTTGTGGTAGTGTGGTGAGGCTAGCCACGGCACACCCATGAGCTGACGATAGTGAGGCCTCTGTGGGGTGCGAGCTCGCGGTGGTGCAGCAAGCAAGTGGCTGCGACACCAAGGTGGGGTGGTGATCCCATGGCTACAAGGACTCAGTGGAACATGAGCTCACGGCGAGGCAACATTTGCAACAAGACGGTGAGATGGCGATTTTGCAGCTGTAAGGCCACAATGGCCGATGGGGCAGAAGCCAGTGGTAACATGCCCACGGTTAGGGCATTTTCTGAAACTTCGGTCGGGTTAACAACACAGATTTGATCCATTGGTTTGTTTTCTGCATTCCTACCCTATTCTCTCTATTCCTTCCTTCATGCGTGTTTGAACTCTTCCAAGCTGAATGGTCTATGGAGGAGCTACTTTGGGGAACTAGGAAAGTAAGCCCCTGCAACACGTCGATGGGAGAGTTTGTTCACAGCAATGTGCTAGATTCCTAATTAATTGACTACAGATT
This region includes:
- the LOC133893338 gene encoding cytochrome P450 78A5-like encodes the protein MVLTMTTGQEDSLLLLLPTTSPQTLLLAFLALAAVLLWLSPGGPAWALSRCCRPPAGPAGVVTALSSPVAHRTLAALSSAVDGGVALMSFSVGLTRLVVASQPDTAREILVSPAFGDRPVKDAARHLLFHRAMGFAPSGDAHWRGLRRLAATHLFGPRCVAGSAHHRTSIGARMVSDVAALMGCKGEVSLRRVLHGASLNHIMATVFGKHYDDFTSQEGALLEEMVTEGYDLLGTFNWADHLPLLKWLDLQGVRHRCNRLVRKVEVFVGKIIQEHKERRASGGVADEFMGDFVDVLLGLEGEEKMSDSDMIAVLWEMIFRGADTVAILMEWIMARMVLHPDIQAKAQAELDAVVGRSRGVADADVVNLPYIRCIVKETLRMHPPGPLLSWARLAVHDAHVGGHLVPAGTTAMVNMWAIAHDAAIWPEPEAFRPERFQEEDVSVLGSDLRLAPFGAGRRVCPGKMLALATTHLWLAQLLHHFEWAPAAGGVDLSERLNMSLEMATQLVCKAAVRGLATPRGLLH